One Euphorbia lathyris chromosome 1, ddEupLath1.1, whole genome shotgun sequence DNA segment encodes these proteins:
- the LOC136226865 gene encoding splicing factor-like protein 1, translating to MDSIAHYQTLDPSQPPPPETLDFHYENHPPPPPEEPEISDPQNPPKTLAQISQDVSENGHNSQISPGTAPKPELLRPLISENGLTNTNSGERDYSGGEEETSSRRRRRSRWDPPAGSASNNQPTDATNNDSGSGTRKRKSRWAEDPKPVVQLPDFMKDFTGGIEFDPEIQSLNARLLEISRLLQSGMNLDDRPEGARSPSPEPIYDNMGIRINTREYRARERLNKERQEIISQIIKRNPAFKPPADYRPPKLQKKLYIPMKEYPGYNFIGLIIGPRGNTQKRMERETGAKIVIRGKGSVKEGRLQQKRDLKPDPSENEDLHVLVEAETAEALEAAAGMVEKLLQPVDEVLNEHKRQQLRELAALNGTIRDEEYCRLCGEPGHRQYACPSRTTTFKSDVLCKICGDGGHPTIDCPVKGTTGKKMDDEYQNFLAELGGTMPESATKQTATLALGSSGTGSNPPWVSNIGGLGSANQPGLGANGVKPLKEFDDTNLYIGYLPPNLDDDGLIGLFSSFGDIVMAKVIKDRVTGVSKGYGFVKYRDIQMANNAIASMNGYRIDGRTIAVRVAGKPPQPTVPPGPPASTMPTYPISSQPMGAYPSQQFTPGGPLPNGPPSGYGAPPPNYGGTPVPWGPPVPPPYGTYAPPPPPPGSTVYPPVPGQAMPPYGLQYPPPGQPVPSSVPTQTVTSSEAQQSYPPGVQSANSTSAPPPSSNMYGNSMPSAQPAYATAPMGYSSYYNAVPPPPAPVSTVDHSQGMTNVPWASNPPPPAPASSASDKAPYGADAEYEKFMAEMK from the coding sequence ATGGACTCTATCGCGCATTACCAAACTCTGGATCCTTCTCAGCCTCCTCCACCTGAAACCCTAGATTTTCATTACGAAAATCATCCTCCTCCCCCTCCGGAAGAACCTGAAATCTCCGATCCCCAAAACCCACCCAAAACCCTTGCTCAAATTTCCCAAGATGTTTCCGAAAACGGCCACAATTCTCAGATCTCTCCCGGTACCGCTCCAAAACCTGAATTATTGAGGCCCCTAATATCGGAAAATGGACTCACCAACACTAACAGTGGCGAAAGGGACTATTCAGGAGGCGAAGAGGAGACAAGTAGCCGTCGACGTCGACGCAGTCGATGGGACCCGCCAGCTGGTTCTGCCTCTAATAATCAGCCCACTGACGCCACCAATAATGATTCCGGTAGCGGAACGCGCAAGAGAAAATCCCGCTGGGCTGAAGATCCCAAGCCAGTTGTTCAACTTCCTGATTTTATGAAGGATTTCACTGGAGGTATTGAGTTTGATCCAGAAATTCAGAGTCTGAATGCTAGACTTTTAGAAATTAGCCGGCTTTTGCAATCTGGTATGAACCTGGATGATAGACCTGAGGGAGCTAGGTCTCCTTCTCCAGAACCGatttatgataacatgggaattAGAATCAACACTAGAGAATATAGGGCAAGAGAGAGATTGAACAAGGAGAGGCAAGAGATTATATCTCAGATTATCAAGAGAAACCCTGCCTTTAAGCCTCCTGCTGATTACAGGCCTCCCAAGCTTCAAAAGAAGCTATACATACCGATGAAGGAATACCCAGGGTATAATTTTATTGGTCTAATAATTGGCCCAAGAGGAAATACGCAGAAGAGAATGGAGCGGGAGACAGGAGCCAAAATTGTGATTCGGGGCAAAGGATCAGTGAAGGAGGGGAGATTACAACAGAAAAGGGATTTAAAGCCAGATCCATCTGAGAATGAGGATTTGCACGTGTTAGTTGAGGCAGAAACAGCGGAGGCATTGGAGGCTGCTGCGGGTATGGTTGAGAAATTGTTGCAGCCTGTAGATGAGGTGTTAAATGAGCATAAGAGGCAACAGCTTAGAGAACTAGCTGCTTTGAATGGGACAATTAGGGATGAGGAGTACTGTAGGCTCTGTGGTGAGCCGGGCCATAGACAGTATGCTTGCCCTTCGCGGACTACAACATTTAAAAGCGATGTGCTTTGTAAGATTTGTGGTGATGGTGGGCATCCAACAATTGATTGTCCCGTGAAGGGAACAACTGGGAAGAAGATGGATGATGAATACCAGAACTTTTTGGCGGAGTTAGGAGGGACAATGCCAGAATCCGCAACTAAGCAAACTGCTACTTTGGCTTTGGGTTCAAGTGGCACTGGAAGCAATCCTCCTTGGGTTAGTAATATTGGGGGTCTTGGCAGTGCAAATCAACCTGGATTAGGTGCAAATGGAGTTAAGCCTCTCAAAGAGTTCGATGATACCAATTTGTATATTGGTTACTTGCCACCTAATCTTGATGATGATGGTTTGATTGGATTGTTCTCTTCTTTTGGTGATATTGTGATGGCTAAGGTTATCAAGGATAGGGTTACTGGTGTGAGCAAAGGGTATGGCTTTGTGAAGTATCGGGATATTCAAATGGCTAATAatgcaattgcaagcatgaatGGTTATAGGATAGATGGCAGAACCATTGCTGTGAGAGTTGCTGGTAAGCCGCCACAACCTACTGTTCCTCCAGGTCCTCCTGCATCAACTATGCCCACATACCCTATTTCTTCTCAGCCAATGGGTGCTTATCCATCACAGCAGTTCACACCAGGTGGTCCTCTTCCAAATGGGCCGCCTTCTGGCTATGGAGCTCCACCTCCAAACTATGGTGGAACTCCAGTTCCTTGGGGACCTCCAGTTCCTCCTCCATATGGTACATATGCTCCCCCTCCACCTCCTCCTGGTTCCACAGTGTATCCTCCTGTCCCCGGACAGGCTATGCCTCCTTATGGTTTACAATATCCTCCACCTGGACAGCCTGTTCCATCTAGTGTTCCAACTCAGACAGTGACTTCTAGTGAAGCTCAGCAAAGCTACCCACCTGGAGTGCAGTCTGCAAACAGCACTTCTGCTCCACCTCCGTCATCAAATATGTATGGGAACTCTATGCCTTCTGCTCAGCCTGCATATGCTACAGCTCCAATGGGTTACTCGTCTTATTACAATGCAGTTCCTCCTCCACCTGCACCAGTCTCTACAGTTGACCATTCACAGGGTATGACTAATGTGCCTTGGGCCTCAAATCCACCTCCGCCAGCTCCAGCTTCCTCTGCTTCAGATAAAGCACCATATGGTGCAGATGCGGAGTATGAGAAATTCATGGCAGAGATGAAATGA